Below is a window of Niabella agricola DNA.
CATCCTCATCCTGTAAAAGGAGCTGGAGAGACGACCGATAAAAAATGATTTACGACTGGTTACAAAATATCAAATTTATCTGGCCGGAGAATTTTATTTTCCTGGCGCTGATCCCGTTCCTCATTGCGCAATATATTAAGAATGGGAAGCGGGGAAAAGGCGCAATTCTTACTTCCGGGCTTCAGGCCAAAATACCCGGCACCTTTAAAACGCGGTTCCGTCACCTGCCTTTTATATTGCGGTTGATCGGAATCGGTTGCCTGGTAACGGCCCTGGCACGGCCTCAGCATCAGCAGGAGCTTACCCGCAGCGAAGGTGAAGGCATTGATATCATGCTGGTAATGGACGTAAGCGGCAGCATGCTTACGCAGGATATTAAGCCCCGGCGGTTTACGGTTGCTAAAGAAGTGGCCATCGAATTTGTAAAGAGCCGGCCAACGGATCGTATCGGCCTGGTTATTTTTTCAGGAGAGGCCTTTACGAAAGTACCGCTGACGCCAGATAAAGCGACTCTGCTGGATCAGCTGATGCGGTTGAAAGTGATGGATGACGGGTACCTCGAACCAGGTACCCTGATCGGAGAGGGACTGGCTACCGCTGTAAACAGGATTAGTAAGGGGGGCAGTAAAACAAAGGTGGTCATTTTACTAACGGATGGTAAGGAGGATGCGCCGCCCACCCGTATCATCGACCCGGAGATGGCGCTGGAAATTGCCAAGGCGAATAAGGTAAGAGTGTACTGCATCGGCCTGGGAGTAAGCGAATTTACCGAAGAACAAATGGCTTCCGGTGTGCGGAATTTCCTGGATGAAGACCTGTTAAAAAAGATCGCCGGTCAAACCGGTGGACAATACTATCATGCGGTTGATAAAACTTCTCTGCAGGCGATCTACAACCAGATCGACAAACTGGAAAAGGCAAAAGTGGAGATCATCCGGTATAAACAAACAGAGGAAATGTTCCTGCCGCTGGTGCTGGCAGCGCTGGCCCTTTTATTAATCGAAGTGCTGCTCCGGTATACCTGGTTTAAACGCTTTCCATAATGCGGGGTGTTGTTTCCCCGCGAAAAGAATTACTATCCAAATAGTGAATGACGTTTGCCTGCATTTTTTGCGTAAATGCAACGTAGAAAAAACATCGGCAAAGACCAGTGGAAAACTCAACTACAATCACGGAATAGGTTCCCGTATCCCTTTTTTATTTTTAAATAATGTTCATTTATTGGAACAATTCCGGAGTTTTGGTATCTTCAGGAAGTATTTGATGATTGCAGTAGAGCGAAAATCGTTTAGCGATGGTGTTTTTTTGAAGTTGTTTATTCATCCTTAAAACATAAATCATATGAAAGTAACTGCTGTATCAAAGTTCTTTGCAGAACTGATCGGAACCATGGTATTGGTGCTTATGGGATGCGGAAGCGCTGTTATTGCGGGCGCAGACGGTACAACCGGCGTTGGCCTGCTGGGCATTGCCTTTGCCTTTGGATTAAGCGTAGTGGCAATGGCCTATGCAATTGGTCATATATCCGGTTGCCATATTAATCCTGCCATCTCTATTGCCATGGTGGCAGCAGGACGTATGAAGGCGGGTGAAGCAGCCTATTATATTTTGGCCCAGATTATCGGTGCTATTATCGGCGCGGCCATTTTATGGGCGATCGCAAGCGGAAAAGCGGAGTATATGGGTGGATTGGGGCAAAACGGGTACGGTGATTTTTCCCCGCAAAAATACAATCTTCAAAGCGGCCTGATCGCGGAGGTCATCTTTACATTTATTTTTCTGCTGGTGATCCTTGGATCCACTTCAACCAAAAATATCAACGGAGGCTTTGCAGGTCTTAGTATTGGGCTTAGCCTGGTGCTGATTCATATTGTGGGTATCCCCATCACCGGCGTTTCTGTGAATCCGGCACGTAGTATTGGTCCGGCCCTGCTCAAAGGCGGGGAGGCGCTAAGCCAGGTGTGGTTGTTTATCGTGGCGCCCATTGCAGGTGCCGTACTGGCGGCCATTGTATGGAGTTTGCTGTTGGAGCGACCCGAGCAGAAAGCCGCCTGATCAAAAGATGTGATGCTCCCGGAACCCGGGAAGTTAGAAAGAGTAAGCAGCAGCGTTGTACCGTGAAGGGGACGATGCTGTTGCTTATTTGTTACAGCAAAATGAAGAAGGAATCTTGAGACATGTAAACTGCATCGGTATATGGGTGTAATCTGCGACCTTCATGAGCCATTCCTCTATGGTCGCCCGGTTACCCAAAAAAACTTCATTAGATATTTAGCACCTCTTATAACATCCCCAGTTGCTGCCAGAGTTGAAAAAAGCGCTGATCCCCCGGATAATATTTTTTAAGGGTTGCTGCATAAGATTTAGCGGCTTCCAGATTATTCTGTTGCAGGTGCAGCACGCAAAGTGCATAATTAATATCCGCATCGGAAGGTGCCAGTTGCAGCCCTTTCAGGTACTGTTGCTCTGCTTGTTTATATTGTTGCTGTTGCTGCAGTAAAATGGCATAGTTATAATAAACCCTTGGGTTCTGCGTTTTCAGCTCAATAGCCTTCTTTAAACTTTTCTCAACGTTATCGGGTTGGTTTAGCTCGTTATAGAGCAGGGCGAGATTAAAGTAAATACGGTCGTTTTTAGGATCAATACGGGCAGCTTCTTCCAGGCTTTTTAATGCCGCCTGGTTATTCCCTTTAATATTATACACCGTCGAAAGATTCAGCCGGGCGTAGTTCATCTGGTTATCTTTCTGCAATCCTTTCAGATAAAAAGATTCGGCTTTATCATAGTTCTTCAGTTTTAAATAGTAATCTGCCGCCATGATATTTCCGGAGGCGAAATCTGTTTGATAAAGCACATGGTCGTTGAGCTCGGCCAACGCGTTGGTATAACCAGCTCCCAGGCCGGCGATCAGATCGGCATCATTGGCGCCCAGTACGAGGTTGGCTGCAGCAATACGTACCGCCCGTACTTTATCAGTAAGCATTTCCTGGACGGCATCCCGCCAAAGAGCCGGGGCAAAATTATTTAAACCGGTAACCGCCCGGTAGCGCACCTGGGCGTCTGTATTATGCAGTTCCCGCAGCACACCGGCAACCGGGTTGTTTCCATCCTGAACGCCCGATAAATAGTGTACCGCAGTGGCCTGGATGATCGGCGGGGTGGCGGTGTCCTGTATCAGTTTGATAAGGTGTGCCTGACTGCCCGCATCCATTTTACTTCCGGGGATCAGGTCTTCTGCAAAATGATAGGCGCGTGTGGGGCCATACCATTTATTAACTGCGGCGGCCGCCCATGCGGCAGGTTGATTGGTATGACAGTTATTGCAGGCATTGGGCGTGCCGTATTGAACCGAAAGATCTGGTCGTGGTACGCGGAATGTATGATCGTGCCTCCAATCGTTACCCATATAAAACTTGCCCGGCATATGGCAGTTCTTACATTCGGAGCCGGCAGTGTTTACTGGATGAAAGGTATGTGTAGGCGCATCGTATTTCTTGTCGTGGCATTGAAGGCAGGCCCCATTGCCGGCAATCAGCAATTTACCGGTATGCGGGTTGTGACAATTGCTGCATTTTACCCCATGTTTGTACATCTTGCTTTGCAGGAAAGAAGCATAGGTATAATCTTCATCATCTGCCTGCCCGTCTGCATGAAAGAATTCAGTGGAGGGGATTTCCGGAATATAATCATCCAGGATCTCGCTGCTGTTTTTCAGGTCGGCGCTGATATTTCCTTTACGGGCATGACAGGGGAAACAGGTCTGGATCTGCGCCAGCTGGCTGCTGTTCTTAGGTGCCCGCAGGTACGAACCTGCCTGTTTGGTTCCGTGTTTGTAGTCATCACCGTTTATATAGTCAATATGCTGTTTGGCTGGTCCGTGACAAGCTTCGCAACTTACGGTGAGCACACTGTAGGTGGTGTTGTAGCTATCGGTTTCGGAGTTGTAATTCTTTTTTAGATTGGTGCTATGGCATTCGGCACACATGGTATTCCAGTTTTGCCCGTTACCCGTCCAGTGCAGCCAGTCGTTAGCGGCAAGCTTCTGCCCGGCATACTGGTGAAACCATTTCTTGTCCTTGCTGTTCCAGGATTGCCGGGTAGCCTGCATGCGGCCCCGGTCAAATTCAACCAGGTATTGCTGGAGGGGATAGTATCCAAACGTGTATTTGATCTGGTAATCATGATTCTTACCGTCCGGGCCCTCCGTATTAATAAAAAATTTACCGTCTTTCTTAAAGAATGTGGAGGTGACACCATCGGCGGAATAGGAAGCGTTGTTAAAGTTGCCCAATACGGTAGAATCATTGGCGGGCTGCATGGCTTTAAAGTGATCCGAAAGCTGCCACTGGTCATGTTCGCTTTTATGACAGCTGATACAAGCCGCATCCCCCATATAATCGTTGACTGTTTGCTTTTCCCCGCTTTTTTTTTCCGGCTGCGAGCAGCGCACGATGATCAGGCTGCCCAAAAAAAAGAGCAGGATCGAAGAAAGCACAAGAAAGGTTTTTTTGTGATGCGTCCACCTCATAAGGAACAAATATAAGTATCCGTTGGCAGCTTTCAGACTTCAGTCTTCAGATTTCAGCCTGGTATCCGTCAAATCTGAAATCTCAATTCTCAATTCTGAAAGCTCAACACTGTCTGTTACTTGCTTCCCTTCAGGCGCTCCTGATTTACCAACATATGCGCCAGTCGCGTAGGTTCAGGAATGCGGTATTTGCCGCAACATTGGGTGATGATCTCCAGGCTTTGTGCCATGCTTACCTTATTGCCTGGCGATACAAATACCGGGTTGCAATTGGGTTTGGTGCGTAAAACAGTGCCAATCCGCTCCTCTTTATCCCATAATGGAGACTGGTCAAAACGATGATTTCCCGGCTCCTGGTATACACCTGTAAGACGGGTTTTGGCACAACCGATGGTCGGGTGGTTCATTACAAGCCCAAAATGAGTGGCGATGCCCAGCCGCCGGGGATGTGCCATACCATGTCCGTCCAGTACCAGGATATCGGGTTTCAGGGCCAATGCTTCCCACACTTTTAATAATGCGGGTACCTCCCGGAATGCCAGCAGTCCGGAGATATAAGGAAATTGAACCGTACACGTAACGGAGGCATGTGCCTGTACTACCATTTCGGGATACTTTAGTACTACGATACCTGCATATACGGTCGTTTCAAATTTGTTGAACGATATATCTGCTCCGCCGATAAACCGGACCGGTGCGGTAAGCGGTTTGAGGTCTATTTGTTCACGTAATTGCTTTTGCAGGGCAACAGCCTCAGAGGGGGTGAGGGTGTCGTAAAACTCGGGTGTGATCATGTTTTAAAGATACGGCATTTGCTGGATCATCTGTAAGGTTGCAGCACAAAGCATCTTTGCCTACAGGTCAGGGGGTGAACGCAGAAATTAGGCATTACCAGCGGAAAAGGTCAGCGTAAATCAGCGAGGAAAATCAGCGAAAATCCGCGGGCAAAACCGCCTGCTAATTGTTGTCGGCCACCGGGAGGGTTACCACAAATTCTGTTCCCGCTCCAAATTCACTGTGTACGGCAATGGATCCGCCCTGTGCTTCGATCAGTTCTTTGCTGATGGAGAGGCCGAGGCCCGTGCCTTCTTTTTTAGAGCCGGGGATCCGGAAATAGCGGTCGAATATCTTGTCGAGATAAAAGGGCGCAATGCCCTGCCCCTGATCCTTCACCGTAAAAAGTACGTGCTCCCTGCCGGCAGCAACCACTATGGTAACCGGGCTGTTCTCATGGCTGTAGCGGATGGCGTTGGAGATCAGGTTGCTGAAGATCCAGGCGGTTTTATCGGCATCTACATTTAAAAGTGGAAGCGCTGTTGGTATCTGTACCTGTAACTGGATATTCCTGGAGGCCGCTGCCGTTTCGTTGATCTGTACCGCTTTTTGGATCAGTGCTTCCGGATGGCACAATACCGGCTGTAGCTGGAGTTTACCACTTTCCAGTTGGGTTACGTTCAGTAATTCACTGGTTATTTTCAGCAGGCGGGCCGCGTCCTCCTGTATGCTTCCGACCAGTTCTTTTTGCTCCGCGTTTAAATTTCCGATACGGTCGTTTTCGAGCAGCTGGGCGCTCATTTTTATAGAAGAGATGGGGGTTTTAAGCTCGTGAGAAACCGTAGCAATAAAATTGGTTTTTGCATAATCCAGTTCTTTGAAAGGCGTAATGTTTTTTAAAAAGATCACATCACCCAGATGCTGCGCTTCGGTTTCACCGGTTGGAATAATGCTGATCGGGATAATCGCCTTGTCGAAATAACTTTCTTTATTATCCGCGTATATTTTTAATGGTTCCTGTGCAGCAACCGGTTCAAAAAAATCGCGGATCAGCATCCGGATCAGGTCGTTGCTCACTGCCAGGTCCTGTACCGGTTTCCCGAGCACTTCCGCGGGCCGTGTATTGGTGATGCGGGCGGCTTCTTCATTTATAAAAATGACGCTTTTGTTTTCGTCCAGTCCGATCACCGGTTCGTGTATATTATTAATCAGCGTTTCGATGCGCTGCTTTTCATTCATCAGTCGCGCTAGATTACTGTTGTTATATTCTTCGAGCTTTTGCGCCATGGTATTGAAAGCCTTTGCCATATCGCCAAATTCATCCGGCTTGTTGTAGTAGATCCGTTGGGAATAATTTTTGGAAGTAATGCTGCGGATACTGGATGTGAGGGTTTTGATCGGGTTAGAGATGGCGGCCGGCAGATTGAGCAGCAGGGTAAAGGCGATGATAAAACAAAGGGTTCCGCTTACGGCAATCCACACAATGGCCTTGTCGGCGGTTTTTCCTGCAATAGTACTTTTCCGCTGAATCGCCTGCATATTTAGCAGCATAATATCTGCAAGGTCTTTCCGGATCTGATAGATTAGCAAGGTATCCCCGGGGGTCTTTTTGATCTGCTGGAAATCGGTATTTACCCGCTCCGTAGCTTCCAGCTCATTGGGCTCGGTAATATTCTCTTTCTGACGTTTTAACTGGGCTTCAAATTTTTGCTGTATACGGGGTGATTGGATTCCTTCATCCAGCGCCAGCAACATCTCCCGGGAATAAGATACCGAGTTGTAATTGGCCACCAGGATGTTCTTGGTATCTGCCGAAAGCCGGTTAATGTAAATGCCCGAAAGGATGGCCAGGAAGGCGACCAACGCAAAGAGCGCACCCAATCCCAGCACCAGTTTTGTTTGAATACGCATTTCTTAATTTTTATACATCAACAAAAATAAAACAACCTTAACTTAGGATCACCAGGTCGATCTGGCTATCGCTTAGTTTTTTTAAGAGATTGCTGAAAATATTGGTGGCTGCAATCACCTGCATTAAACTCAAATGGGGTTTGCCGATACAAATGGTGGTGATTTTCCGTTCTTCTGCCTGCTCCACAATTGCAGCTGCGATCCGGTCTGCCTTTACTTTAATGATCTCTGCACCCAGCTCTGTTGCCAGCTGAAAATTGTGAATGAGGTAGCGCTGCTTGTCTAACCGGATCTTGTCTGCACTTTCCGCCGGCGTTTCCACATACAACACATACCATTTGCTGTGGTAATAGTTCGCCAGGCGAGCTGTTTTCCGGATTACGGTTTTTGACGTTTTTTCGTTGCTGCTGATGCAGGCCATAAAACGTTCCTGCTGCAATGGAAGCTTTACCACCTCGGCCTCCACCTTTCGCTCTACAGCGGACGCTACTTCTTTTAAAGCCAGTTCACGCAATTGCAGGATGTGATCGTGTTTAAAAAAATTGTTAAGCGCCGACTGGATCTTGTCGTTTTTATAGATCTTGCCTTCTTTCAGACGGGTGATCAGTTCGTCAGATGGCAGGTCGATATTCACTACTTCGTCGGCTTCCTTAATGATGCTGTCCGGAATCCGCTCGGCTACATTCACGCCGGTAATGGCTAGGACATCTTCGTGCAGGCTTTCAATATGTTGAATGTTTACGGCTGAAATTACGTTGATCCCCGCGTCGAGGATCTCCTGAACGTCTTGCCAGCGTTTATTATTGCGACTGCCTTCGATATTGGTGTGGGCCAGCTCATCTACCAAAACCACTTCCGGCCGCAGGCTGATGATGGTGTCGGTGTCCATCTCTTCCAGTTCCTTACCCTTATAAAAAAGCCGCCGTCGCGGAATTTCAGGCAAACCTTCCAGCAGGGCATGGGTTTCCTCGCGGTGGTGGGTTTCAATATATCCGATGCGTACATCGATGCCGTTGCGTAGCAATACATGAGCCTCCTGTAGCATCCGGTATGTTTTTCCCACGCCGGCGCTCATGCCAATGTAGATTTTAAACCGGCCACGTTTATTTTTCTGAATGAGTTTTAAGAAATCGGCTGCTGCATCCATGATGATGGTTGTTTAAAAGGAAAATGCTATTGCGCTTGTAAATGCGAAGTTATTCTTTGATGGAAGATCCTGATTTAAAAATATGCGATCTTTGCTGTTCAAGCCCCTGCCTTCGATCCGCCAAACGAACCGGTTGGTGATTTTACGGTCGATATTGAGGCTGTATCCCCATGTTTTAAACCCATGCCCGGTACCCGTAGGAATGATTGTTCCATACGGGTCGCTAAAATATTCACCCCGGAGCCCGATGCTCCAGTTGTCGTTGAACCAGGAGGTGATCAGCACCGGCGTATACCAGGTGTTGTAATGGCTGCTGCCCTTTGCCTGCTGCTCCATACCGATATCAAATCCGAGGGTGAACAGAAAATGTGATGATAGCTGGAACTGACCGTAAAAATCATGAAAGTAGCGCCATTGCCGGATGCTG
It encodes the following:
- a CDS encoding vWA domain-containing protein; protein product: MIYDWLQNIKFIWPENFIFLALIPFLIAQYIKNGKRGKGAILTSGLQAKIPGTFKTRFRHLPFILRLIGIGCLVTALARPQHQQELTRSEGEGIDIMLVMDVSGSMLTQDIKPRRFTVAKEVAIEFVKSRPTDRIGLVIFSGEAFTKVPLTPDKATLLDQLMRLKVMDDGYLEPGTLIGEGLATAVNRISKGGSKTKVVILLTDGKEDAPPTRIIDPEMALEIAKANKVRVYCIGLGVSEFTEEQMASGVRNFLDEDLLKKIAGQTGGQYYHAVDKTSLQAIYNQIDKLEKAKVEIIRYKQTEEMFLPLVLAALALLLIEVLLRYTWFKRFP
- the aqpZ gene encoding aquaporin Z; protein product: MKVTAVSKFFAELIGTMVLVLMGCGSAVIAGADGTTGVGLLGIAFAFGLSVVAMAYAIGHISGCHINPAISIAMVAAGRMKAGEAAYYILAQIIGAIIGAAILWAIASGKAEYMGGLGQNGYGDFSPQKYNLQSGLIAEVIFTFIFLLVILGSTSTKNINGGFAGLSIGLSLVLIHIVGIPITGVSVNPARSIGPALLKGGEALSQVWLFIVAPIAGAVLAAIVWSLLLERPEQKAA
- a CDS encoding tetratricopeptide repeat protein, encoding MRWTHHKKTFLVLSSILLFFLGSLIIVRCSQPEKKSGEKQTVNDYMGDAACISCHKSEHDQWQLSDHFKAMQPANDSTVLGNFNNASYSADGVTSTFFKKDGKFFINTEGPDGKNHDYQIKYTFGYYPLQQYLVEFDRGRMQATRQSWNSKDKKWFHQYAGQKLAANDWLHWTGNGQNWNTMCAECHSTNLKKNYNSETDSYNTTYSVLTVSCEACHGPAKQHIDYINGDDYKHGTKQAGSYLRAPKNSSQLAQIQTCFPCHARKGNISADLKNSSEILDDYIPEIPSTEFFHADGQADDEDYTYASFLQSKMYKHGVKCSNCHNPHTGKLLIAGNGACLQCHDKKYDAPTHTFHPVNTAGSECKNCHMPGKFYMGNDWRHDHTFRVPRPDLSVQYGTPNACNNCHTNQPAAWAAAAVNKWYGPTRAYHFAEDLIPGSKMDAGSQAHLIKLIQDTATPPIIQATAVHYLSGVQDGNNPVAGVLRELHNTDAQVRYRAVTGLNNFAPALWRDAVQEMLTDKVRAVRIAAANLVLGANDADLIAGLGAGYTNALAELNDHVLYQTDFASGNIMAADYYLKLKNYDKAESFYLKGLQKDNQMNYARLNLSTVYNIKGNNQAALKSLEEAARIDPKNDRIYFNLALLYNELNQPDNVEKSLKKAIELKTQNPRVYYNYAILLQQQQQYKQAEQQYLKGLQLAPSDADINYALCVLHLQQNNLEAAKSYAATLKKYYPGDQRFFQLWQQLGML
- the nfi gene encoding deoxyribonuclease V (cleaves DNA at apurinic or apyrimidinic sites), with protein sequence MITPEFYDTLTPSEAVALQKQLREQIDLKPLTAPVRFIGGADISFNKFETTVYAGIVVLKYPEMVVQAHASVTCTVQFPYISGLLAFREVPALLKVWEALALKPDILVLDGHGMAHPRRLGIATHFGLVMNHPTIGCAKTRLTGVYQEPGNHRFDQSPLWDKEERIGTVLRTKPNCNPVFVSPGNKVSMAQSLEIITQCCGKYRIPEPTRLAHMLVNQERLKGSK
- a CDS encoding sensor histidine kinase — its product is MRIQTKLVLGLGALFALVAFLAILSGIYINRLSADTKNILVANYNSVSYSREMLLALDEGIQSPRIQQKFEAQLKRQKENITEPNELEATERVNTDFQQIKKTPGDTLLIYQIRKDLADIMLLNMQAIQRKSTIAGKTADKAIVWIAVSGTLCFIIAFTLLLNLPAAISNPIKTLTSSIRSITSKNYSQRIYYNKPDEFGDMAKAFNTMAQKLEEYNNSNLARLMNEKQRIETLINNIHEPVIGLDENKSVIFINEEAARITNTRPAEVLGKPVQDLAVSNDLIRMLIRDFFEPVAAQEPLKIYADNKESYFDKAIIPISIIPTGETEAQHLGDVIFLKNITPFKELDYAKTNFIATVSHELKTPISSIKMSAQLLENDRIGNLNAEQKELVGSIQEDAARLLKITSELLNVTQLESGKLQLQPVLCHPEALIQKAVQINETAAASRNIQLQVQIPTALPLLNVDADKTAWIFSNLISNAIRYSHENSPVTIVVAAGREHVLFTVKDQGQGIAPFYLDKIFDRYFRIPGSKKEGTGLGLSISKELIEAQGGSIAVHSEFGAGTEFVVTLPVADNN
- a CDS encoding sensor protein KdpD; protein product: MDAAADFLKLIQKNKRGRFKIYIGMSAGVGKTYRMLQEAHVLLRNGIDVRIGYIETHHREETHALLEGLPEIPRRRLFYKGKELEEMDTDTIISLRPEVVLVDELAHTNIEGSRNNKRWQDVQEILDAGINVISAVNIQHIESLHEDVLAITGVNVAERIPDSIIKEADEVVNIDLPSDELITRLKEGKIYKNDKIQSALNNFFKHDHILQLRELALKEVASAVERKVEAEVVKLPLQQERFMACISSNEKTSKTVIRKTARLANYYHSKWYVLYVETPAESADKIRLDKQRYLIHNFQLATELGAEIIKVKADRIAAAIVEQAEERKITTICIGKPHLSLMQVIAATNIFSNLLKKLSDSQIDLVILS